A genomic segment from Modestobacter roseus encodes:
- a CDS encoding ankyrin repeat domain-containing protein has product MSEPIDPGVIELAQRVFGLARAGEAEELAAYADAGVPVNLTNEKGDTLLILAAYHGHPEAVAALLERGAEPDRANDRGQTALAAAVFKQSADTVRALVAAGADPDAGGPSARATAQFFELPEMAALLDHPAG; this is encoded by the coding sequence ATGAGCGAGCCCATCGACCCCGGCGTGATCGAACTGGCCCAGCGCGTCTTCGGCCTGGCCCGGGCCGGGGAGGCCGAGGAGCTCGCGGCCTACGCGGACGCGGGCGTCCCGGTGAACCTGACCAACGAGAAGGGCGACACCCTGCTCATCCTGGCGGCCTACCACGGCCACCCGGAGGCAGTTGCCGCGCTGCTGGAGCGCGGTGCGGAGCCCGACCGGGCCAACGACCGCGGCCAGACCGCCCTGGCGGCCGCGGTGTTCAAGCAGTCCGCCGACACGGTGCGCGCGCTGGTCGCCGCCGGTGCCGACCCCGACGCCGGCGGACCCAGCGCCCGGGCCACGGCGCAGTTCTTCGAGCTCCCGGAGATGGCCGCGCTGCTGGACCACCCGGCCGGCTGA
- a CDS encoding catalase, translating into MTDVASQGPAASEADRPVLTNRQGHPIYDNQNQRTVGSRGPATLENYQFLEKISHFDRERIPERVVHARGATAFGVFVADGTVGDEPIEKYTRAKLFSEKGKETEVALRFSTVAGGRDSSEAARDPRGFAVKFYTEDGNWDLVGNNLGVFFIRDAIKFPDFIHSQKPDPVTFERQVANRVFDFWSQSPEALHMMTLVLSPRGLPASYRTMQGFGVNTYKWVNAAGETKLVKYHWLPKQGVKSWTEADAAVAQGTELGVHTKDLYEAIERGEFPSWDLHVQLMDDHDHPELDFDPLDDTKVWPENEFPLRKVGTLTLNRTPQDFFTESEQIAFGTGVLVDGLDFSDDKMLVGRTFSYSDTQRYRVGPNYLQLPVNQPKGARVATNQRDGAMAYGVDRAEGTNPHVNYEPSILGGLREAERPAHDEQGPEITGRLTRKRIDRTDDYTQAGQRYLLSEQWEKDDLVANLIANLSQCDRPIQERMMWHLFMVEDELGQRVGDGLGISADDVRGMPPLQTQTLTEAELQRAANLGKNGPRDVSGLTMTHCVPNEHVVLAK; encoded by the coding sequence ATGACCGACGTCGCATCGCAGGGCCCCGCCGCCAGCGAGGCAGACCGGCCCGTCCTGACCAACCGTCAGGGCCACCCGATCTACGACAACCAGAACCAGCGCACGGTGGGTTCGCGTGGCCCGGCCACGCTGGAGAACTACCAGTTCCTGGAGAAGATCAGCCACTTCGACCGGGAGCGCATCCCGGAGCGGGTCGTGCACGCCCGCGGCGCCACCGCGTTCGGCGTCTTCGTGGCCGACGGCACCGTCGGTGACGAGCCGATCGAGAAGTACACCCGGGCCAAGCTCTTCTCCGAGAAGGGCAAGGAGACCGAGGTCGCCCTGCGCTTCTCCACCGTCGCCGGCGGCCGGGACTCCTCCGAGGCGGCGCGTGACCCGCGCGGCTTCGCGGTGAAGTTCTACACCGAGGACGGCAACTGGGACCTCGTCGGCAACAACCTGGGTGTCTTCTTCATCCGGGACGCCATCAAGTTCCCCGACTTCATCCACTCGCAGAAGCCGGACCCGGTGACCTTCGAGCGCCAGGTCGCCAACCGGGTCTTCGACTTCTGGTCGCAGTCGCCCGAGGCGCTGCACATGATGACGCTGGTCCTCAGCCCCCGTGGCCTGCCGGCGAGCTACCGCACCATGCAGGGCTTCGGCGTGAACACCTACAAGTGGGTCAACGCCGCCGGTGAGACCAAGCTGGTCAAGTACCACTGGCTGCCCAAGCAGGGCGTCAAGTCCTGGACCGAGGCCGACGCCGCGGTCGCGCAGGGCACCGAGCTCGGCGTGCACACGAAGGACCTCTACGAGGCCATCGAGCGCGGCGAGTTCCCCTCCTGGGACCTGCACGTCCAGCTGATGGACGACCACGACCACCCGGAGCTGGACTTCGACCCGCTGGACGACACCAAGGTGTGGCCGGAGAACGAGTTCCCGCTGCGCAAGGTCGGCACCCTGACCCTGAACCGCACGCCGCAGGACTTCTTCACCGAGAGCGAGCAGATCGCCTTCGGCACCGGTGTCCTGGTCGACGGGCTGGACTTCTCCGACGACAAGATGCTGGTCGGCCGGACGTTCTCCTACTCCGACACCCAGCGCTACCGGGTGGGCCCGAACTACCTGCAGCTGCCGGTGAACCAGCCGAAGGGCGCTCGGGTCGCCACCAACCAGCGCGACGGGGCGATGGCCTACGGCGTGGACCGCGCCGAGGGCACCAACCCGCACGTCAACTACGAGCCGTCCATCCTGGGCGGCCTGCGTGAGGCCGAGCGCCCCGCGCACGACGAGCAGGGCCCGGAGATCACCGGCCGGCTGACCCGCAAGCGGATCGACCGCACCGACGACTACACCCAGGCCGGCCAGCGCTACCTGCTGTCCGAGCAGTGGGAGAAGGACGACCTCGTCGCCAACCTGATCGCCAACCTGTCGCAGTGCGACCGGCCGATCCAGGAGCGGATGATGTGGCACCTCTTCATGGTCGAGGACGAGCTGGGCCAGCGGGTCGGTGACGGCCTGGGCATCAGCGCGGACGACGTCCGGGGGATGCCGCCGCTGCAGACCCAGACGCTCACCGAGGCCGAGCTGCAGCGCGCGGCCAACCTGGGCAAGAACGGCCCGCGCGACGTCAGCGGCCTGACCATGACGCACTGCGTGCCGAACGAGCACGTCGTCCTCGCGAAGTGA
- a CDS encoding carboxymuconolactone decarboxylase family protein, whose product MSWIATPEESAATGTVAAVYAADRDSLGHVTNHTRVFAQRPEVLAAWRALSAAIKDSMGERRYELATLGAAARLRSSYCSLAHGWVLAERHLDAGTVATLVHDPRRSGLDPAEIATVELAARVAGGAAEMTEDDLDAAREAGLGDGEVLDVVLAAAARMFFSSVLDAVGAEPDRDYAELPAPLRDALTVGRPIEAGPA is encoded by the coding sequence ATGAGCTGGATCGCCACACCGGAGGAGTCCGCGGCGACGGGGACGGTGGCCGCGGTCTACGCCGCGGACCGGGACTCGCTGGGGCACGTCACGAACCACACCCGGGTCTTCGCCCAGCGCCCCGAGGTCCTGGCCGCCTGGCGGGCGCTGAGCGCGGCGATCAAGGACTCGATGGGGGAGCGGCGGTACGAGCTCGCCACGCTGGGTGCGGCCGCCCGGCTGCGGTCCAGCTACTGCTCGCTGGCCCACGGCTGGGTGCTCGCCGAGCGGCACCTGGACGCCGGGACGGTGGCCACCCTGGTGCACGACCCCCGCCGGTCCGGCCTGGACCCCGCCGAGATCGCCACGGTGGAGCTGGCGGCGCGGGTGGCCGGTGGAGCGGCGGAGATGACCGAGGACGACCTGGACGCCGCCCGGGAGGCCGGGCTCGGCGACGGCGAGGTGCTCGACGTCGTGCTGGCCGCGGCGGCCCGGATGTTCTTCAGCAGCGTCCTCGACGCCGTCGGCGCCGAGCCCGACCGCGATTACGCGGAGCTGCCCGCGCCGTTGCGCGACGCGCTGACCGTCGGCCGCCCGATCGAGGCCGGCCCGGCCTGA
- a CDS encoding dienelactone hydrolase family protein has translation MCHDHDSRPPAPPRSGDVAERGSLTLTAADGTDLSAAYAAPAGPARAGVVILPDVRGLHPYYVALAERFAEAGVPAVAIDYFGRTAGVVATGSREEDFDWQSHIPQTTDEGVDADTAAAAAYLRSRTDPALPVVTVGFCFGGSHAWRQSAGELPIAGSAGFYGRPSMVGDAARRAAKPVVMIVAGADSATPVEEQRQLAATMRAAGADVDEVVYEGAPHSFFDRAFGEWAEACDDAWRHVLALTDRVATP, from the coding sequence ATGTGCCACGACCACGACAGCCGCCCGCCCGCCCCACCGCGCAGCGGGGACGTCGCCGAGCGCGGCTCGCTGACCCTGACCGCCGCCGACGGCACCGACCTCAGCGCCGCCTACGCCGCCCCCGCCGGTCCGGCGCGCGCGGGCGTGGTGATCCTCCCCGACGTCCGTGGCCTGCACCCCTACTACGTGGCGCTGGCCGAGCGCTTCGCCGAGGCCGGCGTGCCCGCGGTCGCGATCGACTACTTCGGTCGCACCGCGGGGGTGGTGGCCACCGGCAGCCGCGAGGAGGACTTCGACTGGCAGAGCCACATCCCGCAGACCACCGACGAGGGCGTCGACGCCGACACCGCCGCGGCGGCGGCCTACCTGCGCAGCCGGACCGACCCGGCGCTGCCCGTGGTCACGGTGGGCTTCTGCTTCGGTGGCAGTCACGCCTGGCGGCAGTCCGCCGGGGAGCTGCCGATCGCCGGGTCGGCGGGGTTCTACGGCCGGCCGTCGATGGTGGGCGACGCCGCGCGGCGCGCCGCCAAGCCGGTCGTGATGATCGTCGCCGGTGCGGACTCGGCGACGCCGGTCGAGGAGCAGCGGCAGCTGGCGGCCACCATGCGCGCCGCGGGCGCCGACGTCGACGAGGTGGTCTACGAGGGCGCGCCGCACTCGTTCTTCGACCGGGCGTTCGGGGAGTGGGCCGAGGCCTGCGACGACGCGTGGCGGCACGTGCTCGCCCTCACCGACCGGGTCGCCACACCCTGA
- a CDS encoding MarR family transcriptional regulator, producing MSPDGTTPWPDDTTQRTDDTAPWPDDAAGCADSPTWAALSAEARAVAQLGAEIGLYSVRRRLGPLLAVPLTVQQLRCLTVLVVEGAATPHQLSELLAVTPATTTGIVDRLVRAGMADRAQDTRDGRGRVLTPTRTGVQVVRELLATDVETDARVLGGLTPDELAGLQHGLSGVLRELRALGRDDDAPAHPAG from the coding sequence ATGTCGCCCGACGGCACCACCCCGTGGCCCGACGACACCACTCAGCGGACCGACGACACCGCCCCGTGGCCGGACGATGCGGCCGGCTGCGCGGACTCCCCCACCTGGGCCGCGCTCTCCGCCGAGGCCCGGGCGGTCGCGCAGCTCGGGGCGGAGATCGGGCTGTACAGCGTCCGCCGCCGGCTGGGGCCGCTGCTGGCCGTGCCGCTCACCGTCCAGCAGCTGCGCTGCCTGACCGTGCTGGTGGTGGAGGGCGCGGCCACCCCGCACCAGCTGTCCGAGCTGCTGGCCGTCACGCCCGCCACCACCACCGGCATCGTCGACCGGCTGGTGCGCGCCGGCATGGCCGACCGCGCGCAGGACACCCGCGACGGCCGGGGCCGGGTGCTCACCCCCACCCGGACGGGCGTTCAGGTGGTGCGCGAGCTGCTCGCCACCGACGTCGAGACCGACGCCCGGGTGCTGGGCGGGCTCACCCCCGACGAGCTGGCCGGGCTGCAGCACGGCCTGTCCGGGGTGCTGCGCGAACTGCGGGCGCTCGGCCGGGACGACGACGCACCAGCGCACCCGGCCGGCTGA
- a CDS encoding AI-2E family transporter, protein MPDQSPASRPEAPSDDGTPADGRTPSDDGATGPESSGATSPGAGSTPGKPTHDDAMVPTRSPAPSPERSRRFQAAARVLAIGSGELVLVVLALIIIGYVLGKLWVVLLPVVLALLFTTVLWPLARFLRKHSWPPALAALVTLLLFLAAFGGIVAWIAPQVVNQVEDLADQFSAGLQEVQNWLAGPPFNLGDGQVDDAIDSVINQVQSNAQNIAGYAYTTATTIGSIVVNLVLALVLTFFYLKDGPRWVPWLAAQTGPKAAPHVAALSLKTWKTLSEFIRQQALVGFVDAFFIGLGLLVLGVPLVLPLAVLTFFGAFVPIIGAFVAGAFAVLIALVTNGFTTALIVLAIVIVVQQIEGNVLQPILQGRGLNLHAAVVILAVTAGTSLAGIIGAFLAVPVAALIAVAYRYGRDVLDGMSPEVEPDGTRRVLSGDVSGSELVSEHAEEPNPLR, encoded by the coding sequence ATGCCCGACCAGAGTCCCGCGTCCCGCCCCGAGGCACCGTCCGACGACGGGACACCCGCCGACGGCAGGACGCCGTCCGACGACGGGGCGACCGGCCCGGAGTCCTCCGGGGCGACGTCCCCGGGCGCCGGGTCCACCCCGGGCAAGCCCACCCACGACGACGCCATGGTGCCCACCCGGTCACCGGCCCCGAGCCCGGAGCGGTCGCGCCGCTTCCAGGCCGCCGCACGCGTGCTCGCCATCGGCTCCGGCGAGCTGGTGCTCGTCGTGCTGGCGCTGATCATCATCGGCTACGTCCTCGGCAAGCTCTGGGTGGTGCTGCTGCCGGTCGTGCTGGCGCTGCTGTTCACCACCGTGCTGTGGCCGCTCGCCCGGTTCCTGCGCAAGCACTCCTGGCCACCCGCCCTGGCCGCGCTGGTGACGTTGCTGCTCTTCCTCGCCGCCTTCGGCGGGATCGTCGCCTGGATCGCCCCGCAGGTGGTCAACCAGGTGGAGGACCTCGCCGACCAGTTCAGCGCCGGCCTGCAGGAGGTGCAGAACTGGCTGGCCGGTCCGCCGTTCAACCTCGGCGACGGCCAGGTCGACGACGCCATCGACAGCGTGATCAACCAGGTGCAGTCCAACGCGCAGAACATCGCCGGCTACGCCTACACGACCGCCACCACGATCGGCTCGATCGTCGTCAACCTCGTGCTGGCCCTGGTGCTGACCTTCTTCTACCTCAAGGACGGGCCCCGCTGGGTGCCGTGGCTGGCCGCGCAGACCGGCCCCAAGGCCGCGCCGCACGTCGCCGCGCTGTCGCTGAAGACCTGGAAGACGCTGTCGGAGTTCATCCGCCAGCAGGCGCTGGTCGGCTTCGTGGACGCCTTCTTCATCGGCCTGGGCCTGCTGGTGCTGGGCGTGCCGCTGGTGCTGCCCCTGGCGGTGCTCACGTTCTTCGGCGCCTTCGTGCCGATCATCGGCGCGTTCGTCGCCGGTGCCTTCGCCGTGCTCATCGCCCTGGTGACCAACGGGTTCACCACGGCGCTGATCGTGCTGGCCATCGTCATCGTCGTGCAGCAGATCGAGGGCAACGTGCTGCAGCCGATCCTGCAGGGGCGTGGGCTCAACCTGCACGCGGCCGTGGTCATCCTCGCGGTCACCGCGGGCACCAGCCTGGCCGGGATCATCGGCGCCTTCCTGGCGGTGCCGGTGGCCGCGCTGATCGCGGTGGCCTACCGCTACGGGCGCGACGTCCTCGACGGCATGAGCCCCGAGGTGGAGCCCGACGGCACCCGCCGGGTGCTCTCCGGGGACGTGTCGGGGTCCGAGCTGGTCAGCGAGCACGCGGAAGAGCCGAACCCGCTGCGTTGA
- a CDS encoding Fur family transcriptional regulator: METTWADELRRAGLRVTRPRLAVLDVLAGHPHVDADTIATTARAAHPSISPQAVYGVLKALVGSGLARRIEPAGGPARYELRVGDNHHHLVCRGCGLVADVDCVVGRAPCLAPSDAALSDAAGFAVDEAEVVFWGLCAGCQAARRTHVHGTNSAMGEGVSA, from the coding sequence ATGGAGACGACCTGGGCCGACGAGCTGCGGAGAGCAGGGCTGCGGGTCACCCGCCCCCGGCTCGCCGTGCTCGACGTCCTCGCCGGTCACCCGCACGTCGACGCCGACACGATCGCCACCACCGCCCGCGCCGCGCACCCCTCGATCTCGCCGCAGGCGGTCTACGGGGTGCTCAAGGCGCTGGTCGGGAGCGGTCTCGCCCGCCGGATCGAGCCGGCCGGTGGGCCGGCGCGCTACGAGCTGCGGGTCGGCGACAACCACCACCACCTGGTCTGCCGGGGGTGTGGGCTGGTCGCCGACGTCGACTGCGTCGTGGGCCGGGCGCCCTGCCTGGCGCCCTCCGACGCGGCGCTCTCCGATGCGGCGGGCTTCGCCGTCGACGAGGCCGAGGTCGTCTTCTGGGGACTCTGCGCCGGCTGCCAGGCCGCGCGCAGGACGCACGTGCACGGGACCAACAGTGCAATGGGAGAAGGAGTGAGCGCATGA
- a CDS encoding globin domain-containing protein yields the protein MLSDRSRPVIEATLPVVAENIEEIARRFYGHMFGAHPELLDGTFNRGNQAAGTQQVALAGSVAVFATALLKDPEQVPEQLLSRIAHKHVSLGITPAQYDVVHEHLFWAIVDVLGDAVTPEVAAAWDEVYWLMAYALINMERGLYSSRGVRPETVWREWEVAEKTEETADVVTFRVKRVDDRLVKTSLPGQYVSVKVEMPDGVHQPRQYSLTRADDGEHRQFSVKRVRGNGTPDGEVSNLLCDRAQVGDVLTLSLPFGDVVLDDSGRPVVFASAGIGITPMAGMLSHLTAAGSHLPITLLHADVDEESFALRRQVLDDVRALPGAAAHVWYERGAESSLPVDGVHAGMMDLDAVDLPEGAAYYLCGPLPFMRAVRSSLIDRGVPAKDIQYEVFGPDLWAADLATEAAPGAGQEVVAQA from the coding sequence GTGCTCTCCGATCGCTCCCGCCCGGTCATCGAGGCCACCCTCCCGGTCGTCGCCGAGAACATCGAGGAGATCGCCCGCCGGTTCTACGGCCACATGTTCGGGGCTCACCCGGAGCTGCTGGACGGCACCTTCAACCGCGGCAACCAGGCGGCGGGCACCCAGCAGGTCGCGCTGGCCGGGTCGGTCGCAGTCTTCGCCACCGCCCTGCTGAAGGACCCCGAGCAGGTGCCCGAGCAGCTGCTGTCCCGGATCGCGCACAAGCACGTCTCCCTCGGCATCACGCCGGCGCAGTACGACGTCGTCCACGAGCACCTGTTCTGGGCGATCGTCGACGTGCTGGGCGACGCCGTCACCCCGGAGGTGGCCGCGGCCTGGGACGAGGTCTACTGGCTGATGGCCTACGCGCTGATCAACATGGAGCGCGGCCTGTACAGCTCTCGCGGGGTGCGGCCGGAGACGGTCTGGCGCGAGTGGGAGGTCGCCGAGAAGACCGAGGAGACCGCCGACGTCGTCACCTTCCGGGTCAAGCGGGTCGACGACCGGCTGGTGAAGACGTCGCTGCCCGGCCAGTACGTCTCGGTGAAGGTGGAGATGCCGGACGGCGTCCACCAGCCGCGGCAGTACAGCCTCACCCGCGCCGACGACGGCGAGCACCGCCAGTTCTCGGTCAAGCGGGTGCGCGGCAACGGCACGCCCGACGGCGAGGTGTCGAACCTGCTGTGCGACCGCGCGCAGGTGGGTGACGTGCTCACCCTCTCGCTGCCGTTCGGCGACGTCGTCCTCGACGACTCCGGCCGGCCGGTGGTGTTCGCCAGCGCCGGGATCGGCATCACCCCGATGGCCGGGATGCTCTCGCACCTCACCGCGGCCGGGTCGCACCTGCCGATCACCCTGCTGCACGCCGACGTCGACGAGGAGTCCTTCGCGCTGCGCCGGCAGGTGCTCGACGACGTCCGCGCGCTCCCCGGGGCGGCCGCGCACGTCTGGTACGAGCGCGGCGCCGAGAGCAGCCTGCCCGTCGACGGCGTGCACGCCGGGATGATGGACCTGGACGCGGTCGATCTCCCCGAGGGCGCCGCGTACTACCTGTGCGGTCCGCTGCCGTTCATGCGGGCGGTGCGCAGCTCGCTCATCGACCGGGGCGTGCCGGCGAAGGACATCCAGTACGAGGTGTTCGGCCCCGACCTGTGGGCGGCCGACCTGGCCACCGAGGCCGCCCCGGGCGCCGGGCAGGAGGTTGTGGCGCAGGCCTGA
- a CDS encoding PPOX class F420-dependent oxidoreductase, translating into MPKTATADRVDRDGLVAFLRPRHHALLMTHRADGSPQLSPVTCGVDPEGRVVVSSYPQRAKVVNARRDPRVSLCVLSDDFDGAWVQVDGRAEVLDLPDALEPLVEYFRSISGEHPDWDDYRAAMQRQGKVLLRVTIERWGPVATGGFPPELSQDTPAKA; encoded by the coding sequence ATGCCGAAGACCGCGACCGCCGACCGTGTCGACCGCGACGGGCTCGTCGCCTTCCTCCGCCCCCGGCACCACGCCCTGCTGATGACCCACCGGGCCGACGGGAGCCCGCAGCTGTCCCCGGTGACGTGCGGGGTCGACCCGGAGGGCCGGGTGGTGGTGTCCAGCTACCCGCAGCGGGCCAAGGTGGTCAACGCCCGTCGTGACCCGCGGGTGTCCCTCTGCGTGCTCTCCGACGACTTCGACGGGGCGTGGGTGCAGGTCGACGGCCGGGCCGAGGTGCTCGACCTGCCCGACGCACTGGAGCCCCTGGTCGAGTACTTCCGGTCGATCAGCGGTGAGCACCCCGACTGGGACGACTACCGGGCCGCGATGCAGCGCCAGGGCAAGGTGCTGCTCCGGGTCACGATCGAGCGCTGGGGGCCGGTGGCCACCGGCGGTTTCCCGCCGGAGCTGTCCCAGGACACGCCCGCCAAGGCGTGA
- a CDS encoding DUF6518 family protein, with product MTTVLPPPAPPLPSWPAPSARTELARWWLPVLVLVLGAGGGVLTERVQGALAGSWAHWGHAVAAWCLASFAVGALARRWRGAVAAAVATQLLLVVGFHAARAVQLLPVDEAAAVVWSVAGVAAGLVFGTVGWWWRAARQRLAALVLLAVVVPVVWADTAVVDAVTVTC from the coding sequence GTGACCACCGTCCTGCCGCCGCCCGCGCCGCCCCTGCCGTCGTGGCCCGCGCCGTCGGCGCGCACGGAACTCGCCCGCTGGTGGCTGCCGGTGCTGGTGCTGGTGCTCGGCGCCGGCGGCGGGGTGCTGACCGAGCGGGTCCAGGGCGCGCTGGCCGGGTCGTGGGCGCACTGGGGCCACGCGGTGGCGGCGTGGTGCCTGGCGTCCTTCGCGGTCGGCGCGCTGGCCCGTCGGTGGCGCGGCGCGGTGGCTGCCGCGGTCGCCACCCAGCTGCTCCTGGTCGTGGGCTTCCACGCAGCGCGGGCGGTGCAGCTGCTGCCCGTCGACGAGGCGGCCGCGGTCGTCTGGTCGGTTGCGGGGGTTGCGGCCGGGCTGGTGTTCGGGACGGTGGGCTGGTGGTGGCGGGCCGCGCGGCAGCGGCTGGCCGCGCTGGTGCTGCTGGCGGTGGTCGTCCCGGTCGTCTGGGCGGACACCGCGGTGGTCGACGCGGTGACCGTCACCTGCTGA
- a CDS encoding UDP-N-acetylglucosamine 1-carboxyvinyltransferase, with protein MTLTEEATGQSLRQIGALVRDARRHHGLTQAQLAERLNTSQSAIARIEQGNQNLTLELLGRLSAALESELITVGRPGPTHLRVRGGTPLSGSVTVKSSKNAAVALLCASLLNRGRTTLRNVSRIVEVDRILDVLTSIGVSATWDEAGRDLTLVVPDQLDLAAIDADAARRTRSIIMFLGPLLHRAEVFELPYAGGCNLGTRTVQPHMIALRPFGLDVEAHAGEYHASVTRVGGRDLTIVLTERGDTVTENALLAAARHDGTTTIRNASPNYMVQDLCLYLEKLGVRIAGFGTTTLVVTGRPVLDADVDYTISEDPVEAMSLLTAGIVTGSELTVRRAPIEFLEIELATLTEMGLRYELSPEYPADNGRTRLVDVTIHPSQLRAPIDKVHPMPFPGLNIDNLPFFAVIAAAATGETVIHDWVYDNRAIHLSDMTRLGADVRLLDPHRVLVSGPTRWSGAEIICPPALRPAVCILLAMLAAKGQSVLRNVDIIARGYEQLYERLVEMGAQIEVFSD; from the coding sequence ATGACGCTCACCGAGGAAGCCACCGGTCAGTCGCTCCGCCAGATCGGCGCACTCGTGCGCGACGCCCGCCGACACCACGGCCTCACCCAGGCGCAGCTCGCCGAGCGGCTCAACACCAGCCAGAGCGCGATCGCCCGGATCGAGCAGGGCAACCAGAACCTCACCCTGGAGCTGCTCGGCCGGCTGTCCGCGGCGCTGGAGAGCGAGCTGATCACCGTCGGCCGCCCCGGCCCCACCCACCTGCGGGTGCGCGGCGGCACGCCGCTGTCGGGCAGCGTCACGGTGAAGTCGTCGAAGAACGCGGCCGTCGCGCTGCTGTGCGCCTCGCTGCTCAACCGCGGACGGACGACGCTGCGCAACGTCTCCCGGATCGTCGAGGTCGACCGCATCCTCGACGTGCTCACCTCGATCGGCGTCTCCGCCACCTGGGACGAGGCCGGGCGGGACCTGACCCTGGTGGTCCCCGACCAGCTGGACCTGGCGGCCATCGACGCCGACGCCGCCCGGCGGACCCGCAGCATCATCATGTTCCTCGGCCCGCTGCTGCACCGGGCCGAGGTCTTCGAGCTGCCCTATGCCGGCGGCTGCAACCTGGGCACCCGCACCGTGCAGCCGCACATGATCGCGCTGCGCCCCTTCGGGCTGGACGTCGAGGCGCACGCCGGCGAGTACCACGCCAGCGTCACCCGGGTCGGCGGCCGCGACCTGACCATCGTGCTGACCGAGCGCGGGGACACGGTGACGGAGAACGCGCTGCTGGCCGCCGCCCGCCACGACGGCACCACGACGATCCGCAACGCCAGCCCGAACTACATGGTGCAGGACCTGTGCCTGTACCTGGAGAAGCTCGGGGTGCGGATCGCCGGCTTCGGGACGACGACGCTGGTGGTCACCGGCCGGCCGGTGCTGGACGCCGACGTCGACTACACGATCAGCGAGGACCCGGTCGAGGCGATGAGCCTGCTGACCGCCGGCATCGTGACCGGTTCGGAGCTGACCGTGCGGCGGGCGCCGATCGAGTTCCTGGAGATCGAGCTGGCCACCCTGACCGAGATGGGGCTGCGCTACGAGCTGTCCCCGGAGTACCCGGCCGACAACGGCCGCACCCGCCTGGTGGACGTCACCATCCACCCCTCGCAGCTGCGGGCACCGATCGACAAGGTGCACCCGATGCCGTTCCCGGGGCTGAACATCGACAACCTGCCGTTCTTCGCGGTGATCGCCGCGGCCGCGACCGGCGAGACCGTCATCCACGACTGGGTCTACGACAACCGCGCCATCCACCTGTCGGACATGACGCGGCTCGGCGCCGACGTCCGGCTGCTGGACCCGCACCGGGTGCTGGTGTCCGGGCCGACGCGGTGGTCGGGCGCGGAGATCATCTGCCCGCCGGCGCTGCGCCCGGCGGTCTGCATCCTGCTCGCGATGCTGGCGGCGAAGGGGCAGTCGGTGCTGCGGAACGTCGACATCATCGCCCGCGGGTACGAGCAGCTCTACGAGCGACTGGTGGAGATGGGCGCCCAGATCGAGGTCTTCAGCGACTGA
- a CDS encoding proteasome assembly chaperone family protein, with translation MPQRPEDLVEVLPEADPFLAREEQVGSPEERPGLVLVHDLAGEFDAAHAAALAGSHLLATLPHQLIARFDVDSLVDYRGHRPRMTFSGDRYESITSPEINLYALEDDGGRPFLLLHGTEPDFAWERFVAAVAGLVERLGVTAVVALHAIPMPVPHTRPVTVTAHATRRQLIESYPVYWGEMRIPGSVGALLELRLGEAGVDALGVAAHVPHYLAQATYPAASLTLLEHLEQLTGLHVPTETLREAAEANRTEVDEQIGRSAENTSVVAALEEQFDSFTAAREDTGLLGTAGQMPSGDELGAELERFLAEQDRKRPGD, from the coding sequence GTGCCGCAGCGACCGGAGGACCTCGTCGAGGTGCTCCCCGAGGCAGACCCGTTCCTCGCCCGTGAGGAGCAGGTCGGCTCCCCCGAGGAGCGGCCCGGCCTGGTGCTGGTGCACGACCTGGCCGGGGAGTTCGACGCCGCACACGCCGCCGCCCTCGCCGGCTCGCACCTGCTGGCCACCCTCCCGCACCAGCTGATCGCCCGCTTCGACGTCGACAGCCTGGTCGACTACCGCGGCCACCGGCCGCGGATGACCTTCTCCGGTGACCGCTACGAGTCGATCACCTCCCCGGAGATCAACCTCTACGCGCTCGAGGACGACGGCGGCCGCCCGTTCCTGCTGCTGCACGGCACCGAGCCGGACTTCGCGTGGGAGCGGTTCGTCGCCGCCGTCGCCGGGCTGGTCGAGCGGCTCGGGGTGACGGCCGTCGTCGCGCTGCACGCCATCCCGATGCCGGTGCCGCACACCCGGCCGGTCACCGTGACCGCGCACGCCACGCGGCGGCAGCTGATCGAGTCCTACCCGGTGTACTGGGGCGAGATGCGCATCCCCGGCAGCGTCGGTGCCCTGCTGGAGCTGCGGCTGGGTGAGGCCGGCGTCGACGCGCTGGGGGTGGCCGCACACGTGCCGCACTACCTCGCCCAGGCCACCTACCCCGCGGCCTCGCTGACGCTGCTCGAGCACCTGGAGCAGCTCACCGGGCTGCACGTGCCCACCGAGACGCTGCGCGAGGCGGCCGAGGCCAACCGCACCGAGGTCGACGAGCAGATCGGCCGCTCGGCGGAGAACACCTCCGTGGTGGCCGCGCTGGAGGAGCAGTTCGACTCCTTCACCGCGGCGCGCGAGGACACCGGTCTGCTGGGCACCGCCGGCCAGATGCCCAGCGGCGACGAGCTCGGCGCCGAGCTGGAGCGCTTCCTCGCCGAGCAGGACCGCAAGCGCCCGGGCGACTGA